In Xylanibacter ruminicola 23, a single genomic region encodes these proteins:
- a CDS encoding AAA family ATPase, translating into MNKNEKFVITINREVGSGGRTVGRKLAEKLGVKYCDKSVINGLTQRFGLSVEKIEEIKAQKKTWWNEITTYYNTLVNSASLPMEAEVKLDNASLFETEKRILLELAEQTSCVVAGRTGFMVFRDHPNRINVFIQASTAHRIQRIMRRQNVNEQEARNIIAQLDASRETYIKKFEDTSRYDTRNYQLVISMDGLTEDDAVDIILDYINRTSK; encoded by the coding sequence ATGAATAAGAACGAGAAATTTGTAATTACTATTAATCGAGAAGTAGGAAGTGGTGGACGTACCGTAGGCCGTAAACTGGCTGAAAAGCTCGGTGTGAAATATTGTGATAAGTCTGTTATCAACGGACTGACTCAGCGTTTTGGTCTCTCTGTTGAAAAGATTGAGGAGATTAAGGCACAGAAGAAAACATGGTGGAATGAGATTACCACCTATTATAATACATTGGTAAATAGTGCCTCTTTGCCTATGGAAGCTGAGGTGAAGCTTGATAATGCCAGTCTTTTCGAAACCGAGAAACGTATTCTGCTTGAGTTAGCCGAGCAGACATCGTGCGTGGTGGCAGGTCGTACGGGCTTTATGGTCTTCCGTGACCATCCTAACCGTATCAACGTTTTCATTCAAGCCTCGACCGCCCATCGTATCCAGCGCATTATGCGTCGCCAGAATGTCAACGAGCAGGAGGCACGCAACATTATAGCCCAGCTTGATGCCAGTCGTGAAACTTACATCAAGAAGTTCGAGGATACGTCGCGCTATGATACCCGTAACTATCAGCTCGTTATTTCGATGGACGGTCTGACCGAAGATGATGCCGTTGACATCATCTTGGATTATATCAATCGTACCAGTAAGTAG
- a CDS encoding Tex family protein, translating to MQKNVFSCQIATQLGISQKFVEATLALLDEGCTIPFIARYRKERTGGLDEVQIAAISDRYEKLLDIQKRKETVIKTITDLDKMTPELQERINQCWDATEIEDIYLPYKPKRRTRAQVAREQGLEPLALLLMKQRERDPEAAAAKFAKGDVDSVESAIKGAQDIIAEVVSENEKSRQQLRNAFTRQAVITSKVVKAKANSDEAAKYSDYFDWSEPLKRCSSHRLLAMRRGESEGILRISISPNDDEALERLKHHYVYGNTPCGRLVAEAIDDGYKRLLKPAIETEFAAQSKEKADEEAIHVFAENLRQLLLGAPLGQKRVLGIDPGFRTGCKVVCLDAQGNLLHHDVIMPHPPVNKRTEAAITLQRLIQKFQIEAISIGNGTASRETDSFVKDVLAGKYNVAADSKSSKAKADDKNAPTPQVFVVSEAGASVYSASKVARDEFPNEDVTVRGAVSIGRRLMDPLAELVKIDPKSIGVGQYQHDVDQTKLKHSLDQTVESCVNLVGVDLNTASQHLLMYVSGLGATLAKNIIDYRREHGAFTSRAQLLKVPRLGPSAYQQCAGFLRIHNAKNPLDGTAVHPESYPIVQQMAKDQGCTVADLIHNKEKREALELHRYVTADVGMPTLTDIMAELEKPGRDPRQQLEAFEFDKNVSTIDDLVEGMVLPGIVTNITNFGAFVDIGVHHDGLVHISQMANRRIAHPLDVVKLHQHVQVRVTEVDHRRQRISLSMKGL from the coding sequence ATGCAAAAGAACGTTTTTTCCTGTCAAATTGCCACACAATTAGGCATCAGTCAGAAGTTCGTTGAAGCCACGTTAGCCTTGCTCGACGAGGGCTGCACCATACCCTTTATTGCCCGATACCGCAAAGAGCGTACAGGCGGACTGGATGAGGTACAGATAGCTGCTATCAGCGACCGTTACGAGAAGCTGCTCGATATACAGAAACGCAAGGAAACAGTTATCAAAACCATCACCGACCTTGATAAGATGACACCCGAACTCCAAGAGCGCATTAATCAGTGCTGGGATGCCACCGAAATCGAGGATATCTACCTACCCTACAAGCCTAAACGTCGCACCCGCGCACAAGTGGCCCGTGAACAAGGGCTGGAGCCACTGGCTCTGCTGCTGATGAAACAACGCGAGCGTGATCCAGAAGCAGCTGCAGCCAAGTTTGCAAAGGGCGATGTGGACAGCGTAGAAAGCGCCATCAAAGGGGCTCAGGACATTATTGCCGAGGTGGTAAGCGAAAACGAGAAATCACGCCAACAGCTACGTAATGCCTTTACCCGCCAAGCTGTTATCACCTCTAAAGTGGTAAAAGCCAAGGCCAATAGCGACGAAGCAGCCAAATATAGCGACTATTTTGACTGGAGCGAACCACTAAAACGTTGTTCGTCCCACCGTCTGCTGGCCATGCGCCGAGGCGAATCAGAGGGTATCTTACGCATCAGTATTTCGCCCAACGATGATGAAGCCCTTGAGCGCCTGAAGCACCACTATGTTTATGGTAACACCCCATGCGGCCGCTTGGTAGCCGAGGCTATCGACGATGGTTACAAACGTTTGTTGAAACCAGCTATCGAAACCGAGTTTGCCGCACAAAGTAAAGAAAAGGCCGATGAAGAAGCTATCCACGTATTTGCCGAAAATCTACGCCAACTGTTGTTAGGCGCCCCGTTAGGTCAGAAGCGCGTATTGGGTATCGACCCAGGTTTTCGTACTGGTTGCAAAGTAGTATGCTTAGATGCCCAAGGCAACCTGCTGCACCACGATGTGATTATGCCCCACCCACCTGTAAACAAACGTACTGAGGCCGCTATCACCCTGCAGCGCCTGATTCAGAAATTTCAGATAGAAGCCATCTCTATTGGTAATGGTACCGCCAGTCGCGAAACAGATAGTTTTGTAAAAGATGTACTCGCTGGTAAATACAATGTTGCAGCAGATTCAAAATCTTCCAAAGCGAAAGCTGATGACAAAAATGCTCCCACCCCACAGGTCTTTGTTGTTTCCGAAGCTGGTGCCTCAGTTTATTCTGCCTCGAAAGTGGCTCGCGATGAATTCCCCAATGAGGATGTAACCGTTCGTGGTGCCGTTTCTATTGGTCGACGACTGATGGATCCACTGGCCGAACTGGTAAAAATCGATCCTAAGAGCATTGGTGTAGGACAGTATCAGCACGACGTGGACCAAACCAAACTCAAGCACTCTCTCGACCAAACAGTAGAGAGTTGTGTAAACCTGGTAGGAGTAGATTTGAACACCGCCTCGCAGCACCTGTTGATGTACGTGAGTGGCCTTGGTGCCACACTGGCCAAAAACATTATTGACTATCGCCGCGAACATGGTGCTTTTACCTCGCGTGCCCAGCTTCTTAAAGTTCCCCGATTGGGTCCCTCAGCTTATCAGCAGTGTGCTGGATTCCTGCGTATCCACAACGCCAAGAACCCGCTTGACGGCACCGCTGTACACCCTGAGAGTTATCCTATTGTGCAGCAAATGGCCAAAGATCAGGGCTGCACCGTAGCCGACCTTATTCATAACAAGGAAAAGCGCGAAGCTCTGGAGTTGCACCGCTACGTAACAGCCGATGTGGGTATGCCTACACTTACCGATATTATGGCCGAACTAGAAAAGCCTGGGCGCGACCCACGCCAGCAGCTTGAGGCTTTCGAATTTGACAAGAACGTTAGTACCATCGACGATTTGGTTGAGGGCATGGTGCTACCCGGTATTGTTACCAACATCACCAACTTTGGAGCCTTTGTAGATATTGGTGTGCATCACGACGGTTTGGTACACATCTCGCAAATGGCCAACCGCCGTATTGCTCACCCACTCGACGTGGTTAAGCTTCACCAGCACGTACAAGTACGCGTAACCGAGGTTGATCACCGTCGTCAGCGCATCTCTCTGTCCATGAAAGGCCTATAG
- a CDS encoding LolA-like putative outer membrane lipoprotein chaperone: MRKGIILAVIMLIGTICSVQAQDNANSRQARRIFNNAYQQVFGEQGATLHYDVNITGIYKTRGTIWYKGKKSKFDEARMTSWNDGKYVYTFKKKKREVELHTAKNNKSDKYSQKFKFEPENYNYSIAEADNGLLVTLKLIKGRKGMKEIHALLERKTYHPISVRIKIAFIWTTIKISDFQSGGITDEMLRFPKEQFKDYKFVDKR; the protein is encoded by the coding sequence ATGAGAAAAGGGATAATTTTAGCGGTAATCATGCTGATTGGCACCATTTGCAGCGTGCAAGCACAAGATAACGCCAACAGCCGACAGGCACGCCGCATTTTTAACAATGCCTACCAGCAGGTGTTTGGTGAACAGGGCGCTACGTTGCACTACGATGTGAATATTACTGGCATTTATAAAACCCGAGGCACCATCTGGTACAAAGGCAAGAAGAGTAAGTTCGATGAAGCGAGAATGACCTCGTGGAATGATGGCAAATACGTGTACACCTTTAAGAAAAAGAAACGTGAGGTAGAGCTGCACACAGCCAAGAACAATAAGAGTGATAAGTATTCGCAGAAGTTTAAGTTTGAGCCCGAAAACTATAACTACAGTATAGCTGAGGCCGATAATGGACTGCTGGTTACATTAAAGCTCATAAAGGGACGCAAAGGTATGAAGGAGATACACGCCTTGCTGGAGCGTAAAACCTATCACCCGATAAGTGTACGCATTAAAATCGCTTTTATATGGACTACCATTAAGATTAGCGACTTTCAGAGCGGAGGCATAACCGATGAGATGCTGCGTTTCCCCAAAGAGCAGTTTAAGGATTATAAATTTGTTGACAAGCGATGA
- a CDS encoding ABC-F family ATP-binding cassette domain-containing protein produces MISVEGLKVEFGIKPLFDGASFVINDKDRIALVGKNGAGKSTMLKILCGQQKPTAGTVSVPNDTKVGYLPQVMILQDDTTVREEAQKAFADNTRMKERLDKMNQELAERTDYESESYMQLIEKYTTEHERYIMMGAENYEAEIERTLTGLGFERSDFERPTSEFSGGWRMRIELAKILLQKPDVLLLDEPTNHLDIESIQWLEQFLAQSSSAVVLVSHDRAFINNVSNRTLEISCGKVIDYKVKYDEYVVLRKERREQQLRAYENQQKEVAEMKAFIERFRYQATKAVQVQQKVKQLEKIVPIEIDEVDNSAMHLKFPPCLRSGDYPVICDEVRKDYGAHTVFDHVSLTIKRGEKVAFVGKNGEGKSTLVKCIMGEIPFTGNLKVGHNIQIGYFAQNQAQLLDENLTVFQTIDYVAKGEVRLKINDILGAFMFGGEESDKKVKVLSGGERSRLAMIRLLLEPVNLLILDEPTNHLDMPSKDVLKEAIKAFDGTAIIVSHDREFLDGLVTKVYEFGGGKVREHLGGIYDFLRTKKINDLNQLGSQPQMMAAPKAATKAAATTTSSASPSVTPEGEAVLQKTLSYAEHKELQKRKNRLEKAVKQHEAKIEQLEQRLKELDELLMQPENASDMTMVTEYTGIKRDLDEEVERWEKASEELESLTQ; encoded by the coding sequence ATGATATCAGTAGAAGGACTGAAAGTTGAATTTGGCATAAAACCCTTGTTTGATGGCGCCAGTTTCGTCATTAACGACAAGGACCGCATTGCCCTTGTGGGCAAAAATGGAGCTGGTAAATCTACCATGCTCAAAATACTGTGTGGACAGCAGAAACCTACCGCAGGCACTGTTAGTGTGCCTAACGATACAAAGGTGGGCTACCTGCCACAGGTCATGATTTTGCAGGACGATACCACCGTTCGTGAAGAAGCACAGAAAGCTTTTGCTGATAACACTCGTATGAAGGAGCGTCTGGATAAGATGAATCAGGAACTTGCTGAACGTACCGATTACGAGAGCGAGAGCTACATGCAGCTGATTGAGAAATATACTACCGAGCACGAGCGCTATATCATGATGGGTGCTGAGAACTATGAAGCCGAGATAGAGCGTACGCTCACCGGTCTGGGCTTTGAGCGTAGTGATTTCGAGCGTCCCACATCTGAGTTCTCGGGTGGTTGGCGTATGCGTATCGAGCTGGCCAAAATCTTGTTGCAGAAACCCGATGTATTGCTCCTCGACGAGCCTACCAACCATCTGGATATTGAATCAATCCAGTGGCTGGAGCAGTTCTTGGCGCAGAGCTCGAGTGCTGTAGTGCTAGTAAGTCACGACCGTGCCTTTATTAATAATGTGTCGAACCGTACGCTCGAGATATCGTGTGGTAAGGTAATCGACTATAAGGTGAAGTACGATGAGTACGTAGTTTTGCGTAAGGAACGTCGCGAACAGCAGTTAAGGGCTTACGAGAACCAGCAGAAGGAAGTGGCTGAGATGAAGGCGTTTATAGAGCGCTTCCGTTATCAGGCTACCAAGGCTGTACAGGTGCAGCAGAAAGTAAAACAGCTGGAGAAAATTGTGCCCATCGAAATTGACGAGGTAGATAATTCGGCCATGCACCTGAAGTTCCCTCCCTGTTTGCGAAGTGGTGATTATCCTGTGATCTGCGACGAGGTACGCAAGGATTATGGTGCGCATACAGTATTCGACCATGTGTCGCTTACTATCAAGCGCGGTGAGAAAGTGGCCTTTGTGGGTAAGAACGGTGAAGGTAAATCAACACTTGTGAAATGTATTATGGGCGAAATCCCCTTTACAGGTAACCTGAAGGTTGGTCATAATATCCAGATAGGCTATTTTGCCCAGAATCAGGCGCAGTTGCTGGATGAGAACCTGACTGTGTTCCAGACCATCGACTATGTGGCAAAGGGCGAGGTCCGCTTGAAGATTAATGATATCCTGGGTGCCTTTATGTTTGGCGGTGAGGAGAGTGATAAGAAGGTGAAGGTGCTGAGTGGTGGCGAGCGTAGTCGACTGGCAATGATCCGTTTGCTGCTGGAGCCTGTAAACCTGTTGATTCTCGACGAGCCTACCAACCACTTGGATATGCCTTCGAAGGATGTACTGAAAGAGGCCATCAAAGCCTTCGACGGTACAGCTATCATTGTGAGCCACGACCGTGAGTTTCTGGATGGACTGGTAACCAAAGTCTATGAGTTTGGAGGTGGTAAGGTACGCGAACATTTGGGCGGTATCTACGACTTCCTGAGAACAAAAAAGATTAACGACCTTAATCAGTTGGGTTCGCAGCCGCAGATGATGGCAGCTCCCAAGGCTGCCACCAAAGCTGCTGCAACTACAACATCGAGTGCATCGCCATCGGTTACCCCTGAGGGTGAGGCTGTGCTTCAGAAAACCCTGAGCTATGCCGAGCACAAGGAACTTCAGAAACGTAAGAACCGTTTGGAAAAGGCTGTTAAGCAGCATGAAGCCAAGATTGAGCAGCTGGAGCAGCGCCTTAAGGAACTGGACGAGCTGCTGATGCAGCCTGAAAACGCTTCGGATATGACGATGGTAACCGAGTACACCGGCATTAAGCGTGACTTGGATGAAGAGGTGGAGCGTTGGGAGAAAGCAAGCGAAGAATTAGAATCATTAACACAATAA